One genomic window of Halolamina sediminis includes the following:
- a CDS encoding GNAT family N-acetyltransferase, which produces MSATVETRRDPRGDGTHESEAWQLKERIRRTEGVLKQRRSFFRDAYRRADCRLIFVDGELAGFVSARRDGYILFLAVSPDHRGEGFGQRLVADVARDHDSVTCHARATNEDALSFYRHIGFEVVRRIESYYEDGGDAYYLKLGEERTISEKLSEFVRR; this is translated from the coding sequence GTGAGCGCGACGGTCGAGACGCGCCGGGACCCCCGGGGGGACGGCACCCACGAGTCCGAGGCGTGGCAACTAAAAGAGCGGATCCGCCGGACTGAGGGCGTGTTGAAGCAGCGCCGCAGCTTCTTCAGGGACGCCTATCGCCGTGCCGACTGCCGCCTGATCTTCGTCGACGGGGAGCTCGCCGGCTTCGTCTCGGCCCGCCGCGACGGCTACATCCTCTTCCTCGCCGTCTCGCCGGACCACCGCGGCGAGGGGTTCGGGCAGCGCCTCGTCGCCGACGTGGCCCGCGACCACGACTCGGTGACCTGCCACGCCCGTGCGACCAACGAGGACGCGCTCTCCTTTTACCGCCACATCGGCTTCGAGGTGGTGCGCCGCATCGAGAGCTACTACGAGGACGGCGGCGACGCCTACTACCTCAAACTCGGCGAGGAACGGACAATCTCGGAGAAGCTCTCGGAGTTCGTTCGCCGATAA
- a CDS encoding cystathionine gamma-synthase, whose protein sequence is MSDEHDDERIETRAIHAGQEPDAETGALMTPIYANSTYEQDAPGDHRGYEYSRTGNPTRTDLEENLAALEGGEFGRAFSSGMGSINTVLNLLESGDHVVAGDDVYGGTHRIFTQVYEDYDLEFDFVDTTDHDAVRDAMQENTELLWVETPTNPLLNVNDIDALTDIADEYDALSAVDNTFATPMLQRPLEHGADIVSHSLTKYLGGHSDVVGGALIVDDAELDDRIAFYQNSVGATPSPFDCFLVLRGTKTLPVRMDRHCENASELAHWLQDHDAIDRVYYPGLESHPDHELAAEQMDDFGGMLSFELDGTLEQARTVVSETDVFTLAESLGGVESLIEQPATMTHAAIPKEEREAAGLTDGLIRVSVGVEHVDDMKDDLEQAFEDALD, encoded by the coding sequence ATGAGCGACGAGCACGACGACGAACGCATCGAGACCCGGGCGATCCACGCCGGACAGGAGCCCGACGCGGAGACCGGCGCGCTGATGACGCCGATCTACGCCAACTCCACCTACGAGCAGGACGCGCCCGGCGACCACCGCGGCTACGAGTACTCCCGGACGGGCAACCCAACGCGGACGGACCTGGAGGAGAACCTCGCCGCGCTGGAGGGCGGGGAGTTCGGCCGCGCGTTCTCCTCGGGAATGGGGTCGATCAACACCGTCCTCAATCTGCTCGAATCCGGCGACCACGTCGTCGCCGGCGACGACGTCTACGGCGGTACTCACCGAATCTTCACGCAGGTGTACGAGGACTACGACCTCGAGTTCGACTTCGTGGACACCACCGACCACGACGCGGTCCGCGACGCGATGCAGGAGAACACCGAACTCCTCTGGGTCGAGACGCCGACCAACCCCCTGCTGAACGTCAACGACATCGACGCGCTGACCGACATCGCCGACGAGTACGACGCGCTCAGCGCCGTGGACAACACGTTCGCGACGCCGATGCTCCAGCGACCCCTCGAACACGGCGCGGACATCGTCTCCCACTCGCTGACGAAGTACCTCGGCGGCCACTCCGACGTGGTCGGCGGCGCGCTGATCGTCGACGACGCCGAACTCGACGACCGCATCGCGTTCTATCAGAACTCCGTCGGCGCCACCCCGTCACCGTTCGACTGCTTCCTCGTCCTCCGCGGCACGAAAACGCTGCCCGTGCGGATGGACCGCCACTGCGAGAACGCCAGCGAACTGGCGCACTGGCTGCAGGACCACGACGCGATCGACCGCGTCTACTACCCCGGGCTGGAGAGCCACCCGGACCACGAGCTCGCGGCGGAACAGATGGACGACTTCGGCGGGATGCTCAGCTTCGAACTCGACGGCACGCTGGAGCAGGCCCGGACGGTCGTCTCGGAGACGGACGTGTTCACGCTCGCCGAATCGCTCGGCGGCGTCGAGAGCCTGATCGAGCAGCCGGCGACGATGACCCACGCCGCGATTCCCAAGGAGGAGCGTGAGGCGGCGGGGTTGACTGACGGGCTGATCCGGGTGAGCGTCGGCGTCGAGCACGTCGACGACATGAAGGACGATCTGGAGCAGGCGTTCGAGGACGCGCTGGACTGA
- a CDS encoding 50S ribosomal protein L21e: protein MPSSNGPNTGTRNKLSNHPRERGTSPPQRAIAEFDEGQKVHLVLDPSVQDGRFHARFNGHTGEVLGQQGDAFKVQITDGGKEKTIIAAAAHLRAQEE, encoded by the coding sequence ATGCCTAGCTCCAACGGGCCCAACACCGGAACCCGGAACAAGCTCTCGAACCACCCCCGCGAGCGCGGCACGTCGCCGCCCCAGCGCGCCATCGCCGAGTTCGACGAGGGACAGAAGGTCCACCTCGTGCTCGACCCCTCGGTGCAGGACGGGCGCTTCCACGCGCGCTTCAACGGCCACACCGGCGAGGTTCTCGGCCAGCAGGGCGACGCGTTCAAAGTCCAGATCACCGACGGCGGCAAGGAGAAGACGATCATCGCCGCCGCCGCCCATCTCCGCGCGCAGGAAGAGTAA
- a CDS encoding RNA polymerase Rpb4 family protein, with amino-acid sequence MTIFKEKLDEEYLTAAEVKEELQSVEEERAADEERELRYELARAIEHVNRFALLDAEESRELVERLQELEKVDEATAHKIADLLPRDRDELRTVYAQERYSLSGEELDEILNVVAEYA; translated from the coding sequence ATGACGATCTTCAAAGAGAAGCTCGACGAGGAGTATCTCACCGCCGCCGAGGTGAAAGAGGAGCTCCAGTCCGTCGAGGAGGAACGCGCGGCCGACGAGGAGCGGGAACTCCGCTACGAGCTGGCTCGTGCCATCGAACACGTGAACCGCTTCGCACTGCTCGACGCCGAGGAGTCCCGCGAGCTGGTCGAGCGCCTGCAGGAGCTCGAGAAGGTCGACGAGGCGACCGCGCACAAGATCGCGGACCTGCTCCCCCGCGACCGCGACGAGCTGCGAACCGTCTACGCACAGGAGCGCTACTCGCTGTCGGGCGAGGAGCTCGACGAGATCCTCAACGTCGTCGCCGAGTACGCCTGA
- a CDS encoding DUF655 domain-containing protein: MSDADESGTAEDAAEAEVEYAVVLDHLPYGRPDDDRSQHQKPEIAYAVGEQEFDLFDLTLVDGADVSIGDRIVVAPDADRDLVQRYREIDHDDLSRGAEQELDYVIEEIVDRHPDRFLEYFNEAQPLTLRLHQLNVLPGIGEKLRDDILESRKREGPFESFEELEERISGLHDAKGTVVERIIEELTEDVKYRAFVGEQQ; this comes from the coding sequence ATGAGCGACGCCGACGAGTCCGGTACGGCCGAGGACGCCGCCGAGGCGGAAGTCGAGTACGCCGTCGTGCTCGACCACCTCCCGTACGGGCGCCCTGACGACGATCGGTCACAGCACCAGAAACCCGAGATCGCCTACGCCGTGGGCGAACAGGAGTTCGACCTGTTCGATCTCACGCTCGTCGACGGCGCCGACGTGAGCATCGGCGACCGGATCGTCGTCGCGCCCGACGCCGACCGCGATCTGGTCCAGCGCTACCGGGAGATCGACCACGACGACCTCTCACGGGGCGCCGAGCAGGAGCTCGACTACGTGATCGAGGAGATCGTCGACCGTCACCCCGACCGCTTCCTCGAGTACTTCAACGAAGCCCAGCCGCTGACCCTGCGGCTCCACCAGCTCAACGTCCTCCCCGGGATCGGCGAGAAGCTCCGGGACGACATCCTCGAGAGCCGCAAGCGGGAGGGACCCTTCGAGAGCTTCGAGGAGTTGGAGGAGCGCATCTCCGGGCTCCACGACGCGAAAGGCACCGTCGTCGAGCGGATCATCGAGGAGCTCACCGAGGACGTGAAGTACCGGGCGTTCGTGGGCGAGCAGCAGTAG
- a CDS encoding 16S ribosomal RNA methyltransferase A — protein MTGSDDLRDPDALIRRAKRGNPEFDQHFLVDDRVLDRLPGYLPEAADRSHVLEIGGGTGALTDRLLAAAPADGQVTVVERDPDLVGFLREEFADAIESGALTVIGGDALEVDLPKFSASVSNLPYGASSEIAFDLLPRNRPLVLMFQQEFAERMVAGPGEDDYGRLSVSAQHYADVEIVEHVPAEAFDPRPRVDSAVVRCTPREPEYEVADESFFLRFVKALFTQRRKTMRNAVRNTGHISGLETPDAVVDAAEESLMSKRAGTVSPAEFAALAQLARQVDPGVGDRGG, from the coding sequence ATGACTGGGTCCGACGACCTGCGGGACCCCGACGCCCTCATCCGTCGGGCCAAGCGGGGGAACCCGGAGTTCGACCAACACTTCCTCGTCGACGACCGGGTGCTCGACCGGCTCCCGGGCTATCTCCCGGAAGCGGCCGACCGCTCGCACGTCCTCGAGATCGGCGGTGGCACCGGCGCCCTCACCGACCGCCTGCTCGCGGCCGCGCCCGCCGACGGGCAGGTCACCGTCGTCGAGCGCGACCCGGATCTCGTCGGCTTCCTCCGCGAGGAGTTCGCCGACGCGATCGAGTCCGGAGCGCTGACCGTGATCGGCGGCGACGCGCTCGAGGTCGACCTGCCGAAGTTCTCGGCGTCGGTGTCGAACCTCCCCTACGGCGCCTCCTCGGAGATCGCGTTCGACCTCCTTCCCCGGAATCGCCCGCTGGTGTTGATGTTCCAGCAGGAGTTCGCCGAGCGCATGGTCGCCGGGCCGGGCGAGGACGACTACGGCCGGCTCTCGGTGTCGGCCCAACACTACGCCGACGTGGAGATCGTCGAGCACGTCCCCGCCGAGGCGTTCGACCCCCGACCACGCGTCGACAGCGCTGTCGTCCGCTGTACGCCCCGCGAGCCGGAGTACGAGGTGGCCGACGAGTCCTTCTTCCTGCGGTTCGTGAAGGCGCTGTTCACCCAGCGCCGGAAGACGATGCGCAACGCCGTCCGGAACACCGGCCACATCTCCGGGCTGGAGACGCCGGACGCCGTCGTCGACGCCGCTGAGGAGTCGCTGATGAGCAAGCGCGCGGGAACCGTCTCGCCCGCGGAGTTCGCCGCGCTCGCACAGCTCGCTCGACAGGTCGACCCCGGCGTCGGCGACAGGGGTGGCTGA
- a CDS encoding mechanosensitive ion channel family protein, whose amino-acid sequence MPGHHGLREAIWALTTSTDMRLLLTLVALVVLGLVGSGVRSLGSRLKDHVDDPVAESVQAGIVTVWTAVTAMFLIAVWRAGRLLEQGLSQIDPSRQQVAAIALSIAVFVAAYGLTRITKSSIRRLSKERGAISDHQQEVAHHLVQLFVFAMGVLVVLGIWNVDPGQLLLGAGAAGVVIGLAARQTLGAVLAGFVVLFSRPFDLGDWVVIGEEEGIVTDISVFNTQLRTFDDEYVMIPNDIVTDTEIRNRSRKGRLRIETDVGVDYDTDVEHAMATAAEAMAETETPMERPDPNVVLAEFGGSSVVLRLRYYIDNPSARKMWKARTEVIAAVKEAFAAEGIKIPFPQRELSGRPEPGGFAASGVSASDVTDDADEGSEDSEETGDDDTDDDRIEREGAADAEADG is encoded by the coding sequence ATGCCCGGCCACCACGGTCTCCGGGAGGCGATCTGGGCGCTGACGACGTCGACCGACATGCGACTCCTCCTCACGCTGGTCGCGCTGGTCGTGTTGGGGCTCGTGGGCTCGGGGGTGCGGTCGCTCGGCTCGCGGCTGAAAGATCACGTCGACGACCCGGTCGCCGAGTCCGTGCAGGCGGGGATCGTCACGGTCTGGACTGCCGTGACCGCGATGTTCCTGATCGCGGTCTGGCGGGCGGGCCGGCTGCTCGAACAGGGGTTGTCCCAGATCGACCCTTCCCGCCAGCAGGTCGCCGCCATCGCGCTGAGTATCGCCGTGTTCGTGGCCGCGTACGGGCTGACTCGGATCACCAAGAGTAGCATCCGGCGGCTCTCGAAGGAGCGCGGCGCGATCAGCGACCACCAGCAGGAGGTCGCCCACCACCTCGTCCAGCTGTTCGTGTTCGCAATGGGGGTGCTGGTGGTGCTGGGGATCTGGAACGTCGACCCTGGCCAACTGCTGCTCGGTGCGGGGGCCGCCGGTGTCGTGATAGGTCTCGCAGCGCGCCAGACCCTCGGCGCGGTGCTCGCGGGCTTTGTCGTGCTGTTCTCCCGCCCGTTCGATCTGGGCGACTGGGTCGTCATCGGCGAGGAGGAGGGGATCGTCACCGACATCAGCGTGTTCAACACCCAGCTCCGGACGTTCGACGACGAGTACGTGATGATCCCCAACGACATCGTCACGGACACCGAGATCCGCAACCGCTCCCGGAAGGGGCGCCTGCGGATCGAGACCGACGTCGGCGTCGACTACGATACCGACGTGGAGCACGCGATGGCGACTGCCGCCGAAGCGATGGCCGAGACGGAGACGCCGATGGAGCGGCCGGACCCCAACGTCGTGCTCGCGGAGTTCGGGGGGTCGAGCGTCGTGCTCCGTCTGCGGTACTACATCGACAACCCCAGCGCCCGGAAGATGTGGAAAGCCCGGACGGAGGTGATCGCGGCGGTCAAGGAAGCGTTCGCCGCGGAAGGGATCAAGATCCCGTTCCCCCAGCGCGAACTCTCCGGCCGGCCGGAGCCCGGCGGGTTCGCCGCCTCGGGCGTCAGTGCGAGTGACGTGACTGACGACGCGGACGAGGGATCCGAAGACAGCGAGGAGACTGGCGACGACGACACCGACGACGACCGCATCGAGCGCGAAGGCGCTGCCGACGCGGAGGCGGACGGATGA
- a CDS encoding HemK2/MTQ2 family protein methyltransferase, with product MTDEESTAAGLAERRGEETKVYQPAEDSGLLADAAAEFARGRTLEVGTGSGWVAEQVAPEVPEIVAADVNPHACQQARERGIAAVRTNLTDAFADGSFETVLFNPPYLPTDPENEWDDWMEQALSGGESGRELIEPFLDDLGRVLAPGGQALLLVSSLAGFEAVEELARDAGFVSEEVRQESYPFETLSILRLTRFSMCAKPSSGKID from the coding sequence ATGACCGACGAGGAGTCGACGGCCGCGGGACTGGCCGAGCGCCGCGGGGAGGAGACGAAGGTGTACCAGCCGGCGGAGGACTCGGGGCTGCTCGCCGACGCCGCCGCGGAGTTCGCCCGCGGGCGGACGCTGGAAGTCGGCACCGGCTCGGGCTGGGTCGCCGAGCAGGTCGCGCCCGAGGTGCCGGAGATCGTCGCCGCCGACGTGAACCCACACGCCTGTCAGCAGGCACGCGAACGCGGGATCGCGGCGGTCCGGACGAATCTCACGGACGCGTTCGCCGATGGGAGCTTCGAGACGGTGCTGTTCAACCCGCCGTACCTCCCGACCGATCCCGAGAACGAGTGGGACGACTGGATGGAGCAGGCGCTCTCCGGCGGGGAGAGCGGGCGCGAGCTGATCGAGCCGTTCCTCGACGACCTCGGGCGCGTGCTCGCGCCGGGCGGGCAGGCGCTGCTGCTGGTCTCCTCGCTCGCGGGGTTCGAGGCGGTCGAGGAACTGGCCCGCGACGCCGGCTTCGTTTCGGAGGAGGTCCGACAGGAGTCCTACCCCTTCGAGACGCTGTCGATCCTGCGGCTGACGCGGTTCTCGATGTGTGCGAAGCCGTCATCGGGGAAGATCGACTGA
- a CDS encoding GNAT family N-acetyltransferase: MLAPQRVADAEYAKWRVLADVTETWFGTFVHEPAHADRAAATQLLDARLPSTAGLPPSVGDDDAAQALLEQLDRLYRRHDLPHRVVAGHDTETAVRLDPFLRNHGYEREDYRALVPDSTATPGDDTRLRFDTRRHGSDDARAVHEAVGRDPAGIEYTAAIAGALDGREVVVSRDGEPIGAAGWYVHDDETEGSVARFTHVGVRPDAQGEGVGAELVRAVVDRCPLPAERIVVCATDEHVGFYESIGFVRIASLWRFARLP; the protein is encoded by the coding sequence ATGCTCGCGCCCCAGCGCGTCGCCGACGCGGAGTACGCCAAGTGGCGCGTCCTCGCCGACGTGACCGAGACGTGGTTCGGGACGTTCGTCCACGAGCCTGCCCACGCCGACCGCGCGGCGGCGACACAGCTGCTCGACGCCCGACTCCCGTCCACGGCGGGGCTCCCGCCGTCGGTCGGCGACGACGACGCCGCGCAGGCGCTGCTCGAGCAGCTCGATCGCCTCTACCGGCGCCACGACCTCCCCCACCGCGTCGTCGCCGGCCACGACACCGAGACGGCGGTCCGCCTCGATCCCTTCCTCCGGAACCACGGTTACGAGCGGGAGGACTACCGGGCGCTCGTCCCGGACTCGACCGCCACTCCCGGTGACGACACGAGGCTGCGGTTCGACACTCGCCGGCACGGCAGCGACGACGCCCGAGCCGTCCACGAGGCGGTCGGCCGCGACCCCGCGGGGATCGAGTACACCGCCGCGATCGCGGGCGCGCTCGACGGACGCGAGGTCGTCGTCTCCCGCGACGGGGAGCCGATCGGCGCTGCCGGCTGGTACGTCCACGACGACGAGACCGAAGGGTCGGTCGCCCGGTTCACCCACGTCGGCGTCCGGCCCGACGCGCAGGGCGAGGGCGTCGGCGCCGAACTGGTCCGGGCGGTCGTCGACCGCTGCCCGCTCCCCGCCGAGCGGATCGTCGTCTGCGCCACGGACGAGCACGTCGGCTTCTACGAGTCGATCGGGTTCGTCCGAATCGCCTCGCTCTGGCGGTTCGCGCGGCTTCCCTGA
- a CDS encoding M42 family metallopeptidase, with protein sequence MHDRELLFDLARAAGPVGYEDGVRAVVCEALAPAVDRIDTDAMGTVVGTVEGEDDREVVVATHMDEIGFMVSRVTDDGFLRLDALGGWNAQILRAQPVTVHTDDGTVPGVIGAEPAHTRDEDDVADIDDLAVDLGLDGDAAAEAVSVGDVVTLDAEPRELGDCVTGKALDDRAGVYAMLAAARAAEPDATVHFCATVQEEVGLRGARAVATDEQFDPDLVLALDGTLERSVPGVDAGETVSTLGEGVGIKRKDASVIPSSAVVEWLTDVADAEEIAHQREVAANIGTDTGALQNAGGAVLSGALSIPVRYHHSPVETAHRDDLAATVALLTAALSRTASLIE encoded by the coding sequence ATGCACGATCGGGAACTCCTGTTCGATCTCGCCCGGGCCGCCGGCCCGGTGGGGTACGAAGACGGCGTCCGCGCAGTGGTCTGCGAGGCGCTGGCGCCCGCCGTCGACCGTATCGACACCGACGCGATGGGCACCGTCGTGGGAACTGTTGAGGGTGAGGACGACCGCGAGGTCGTCGTCGCCACCCACATGGACGAGATCGGCTTCATGGTGTCGCGGGTCACCGACGACGGCTTCCTCCGGCTCGACGCTCTCGGCGGCTGGAACGCACAGATCCTCCGTGCACAGCCCGTCACCGTGCACACGGACGACGGGACGGTCCCGGGCGTCATCGGCGCCGAGCCGGCCCACACGCGCGACGAGGACGACGTGGCGGATATCGACGACCTCGCGGTGGATCTGGGGCTCGACGGCGACGCCGCGGCCGAGGCCGTCTCGGTCGGCGACGTGGTCACGCTCGACGCCGAACCGCGTGAACTCGGCGACTGCGTGACCGGGAAAGCGCTGGACGACCGCGCGGGCGTCTACGCGATGCTCGCCGCTGCACGCGCCGCAGAGCCAGACGCGACGGTCCACTTCTGTGCGACGGTGCAGGAGGAGGTCGGCCTGCGCGGCGCTCGTGCGGTCGCGACCGACGAGCAGTTCGACCCGGATCTCGTGCTCGCGCTCGACGGAACGCTCGAACGGAGCGTCCCCGGCGTCGACGCCGGCGAGACGGTGTCCACGCTCGGCGAGGGCGTCGGGATCAAGCGCAAGGACGCCTCCGTGATCCCCAGCTCCGCCGTCGTCGAGTGGCTCACTGACGTGGCCGACGCCGAGGAGATCGCTCACCAGCGTGAGGTCGCCGCGAACATCGGGACCGACACCGGGGCGCTCCAGAACGCCGGCGGCGCCGTCCTGTCGGGCGCACTCTCGATCCCCGTTCGCTACCACCACTCCCCCGTCGAGACCGCCCATCGCGACGATCTGGCGGCGACGGTGGCGCTGCTGACGGCGGCGCTGTCCCGGACAGCGTCGCTGATCGAGTAG
- a CDS encoding succinylglutamate desuccinylase/aspartoacylase domain-containing protein, with protein sequence MRIHQLGEGQPELAVVAGIHGDEPCGVEAVDRLVAEDPEVDRPVKLIIANEEALERGVRYVEEDLNRAFPGDPDGDTHESRLAHELAREVQGCTVLALHSTQSYAEPIAVIDTVDEIARSLAPLLPVDVLIETDNYTDGRLVEHAHTIELECGLQGSEEAAENAYWLTRAFLAASNALSVPATDDRLAQPERGEVEVFRLDGPIAKPPGREYDVVVPNFERVEAGERFAIADGEALTADEPFYPVLLSAEGYDDIFGYAAEAVGQLE encoded by the coding sequence ATGCGAATCCACCAGTTGGGCGAGGGACAGCCCGAACTGGCCGTCGTCGCTGGCATCCACGGGGACGAGCCCTGTGGCGTCGAGGCGGTCGACCGTCTCGTCGCCGAGGACCCCGAAGTCGATCGCCCCGTGAAGCTGATCATCGCCAACGAGGAGGCGCTGGAGCGGGGCGTCCGGTACGTCGAGGAAGACCTCAACCGCGCGTTCCCCGGCGACCCCGACGGCGACACCCACGAGTCGCGGCTGGCCCACGAGCTTGCCCGCGAGGTGCAGGGCTGTACGGTGCTCGCGCTGCACTCCACACAGTCCTACGCCGAGCCGATCGCAGTGATCGACACCGTCGACGAGATCGCGCGCTCGCTCGCGCCGCTGCTCCCCGTCGACGTGCTGATCGAGACCGACAACTACACCGACGGCCGGTTGGTCGAGCACGCCCACACGATCGAACTGGAGTGTGGCCTCCAGGGGAGCGAGGAGGCCGCCGAGAACGCCTACTGGCTCACCCGGGCGTTCCTCGCGGCGTCGAACGCGCTGTCGGTCCCCGCGACGGACGACCGGCTCGCTCAGCCTGAACGCGGGGAAGTCGAAGTGTTCCGCCTCGACGGCCCGATCGCCAAGCCGCCGGGCCGGGAGTACGACGTGGTCGTCCCGAACTTCGAGCGCGTCGAGGCCGGCGAGCGCTTCGCGATCGCCGACGGCGAGGCGCTGACCGCCGACGAGCCGTTCTACCCCGTGCTCCTCTCGGCGGAGGGGTACGACGACATCTTCGGCTACGCCGCCGAGGCGGTCGGCCAACTGGAGTGA
- a CDS encoding LSM domain-containing protein — MSGRPLDVLEESLSEPVTVHLKDGESFYGALSGYDQHMNVVLEPADASDAVLGELDVEEVDNTTIIRGDNVVSVTL, encoded by the coding sequence ATGAGTGGACGCCCGCTCGACGTGCTCGAGGAGTCGCTCTCGGAGCCGGTGACGGTCCATCTGAAGGACGGCGAGTCCTTCTACGGGGCGCTCTCGGGCTACGACCAGCACATGAACGTCGTGCTCGAACCGGCCGACGCGAGCGACGCCGTGCTGGGCGAACTCGACGTCGAGGAAGTGGACAACACAACGATTATCCGTGGTGACAACGTCGTTTCGGTAACTCTATGA
- a CDS encoding 50S ribosomal protein L37e: MTGAGTPSQGKKNTTTHTKCRRCGEKSYHTKKKVCSSCGFGKSAKRRDYEWQSKSGDN, encoded by the coding sequence ATGACCGGCGCAGGAACACCGAGCCAGGGGAAGAAGAACACCACGACTCACACGAAATGTCGCCGCTGCGGCGAAAAATCCTACCACACGAAGAAGAAGGTCTGCTCGTCGTGCGGGTTCGGGAAGTCCGCCAAGCGACGCGACTACGAGTGGCAGTCGAAAAGCGGCGACAACTGA
- the purF gene encoding amidophosphoribosyltransferase has product MHEGSAEGPTDGMREKCGVVGVALEDRGAAHPCYYGLYALQHRGQESAGIVTHDGFQQHDHVEMGLVGEAFEEDDLDGLQGSTGVGHVRYPTAGSVDKACAQPFTVSFRSGSLALSHNGNLVNAGEIREELAGEGHAFTSDGDTEVIAHDLARNLLDADLVRAVKRTMDRIHGSYALTVMHDETVLGIRDPQGNRPLCLGKLDDGYVLASESAAIDTLGGELIRDVKPGELVLLDPDGTGYESYQLVEEEHTAHCFFEHVYFARPDSVIDEELVYDTRRDLGARLWEESGVESDVVMPVPDSGRAFATGYAEAASEELGDDGPEFAEGLMKNRYVGRTFIMPTQDQREQAVRLKLNPIRSTVEGKSVTLIDDSIVRGTTSTQLVSLLEEAGAAEVHLRIGAPQILAPCYMGIDMASREELIAAGQDTEDIRETVGADSLSYLSVDGVAEVLGESRADLCLGCVTGEYPYDIDGEETDRDVTRPEIDGAVVADD; this is encoded by the coding sequence ATGCACGAGGGTTCGGCCGAAGGGCCGACCGACGGGATGCGGGAGAAGTGTGGCGTCGTCGGTGTCGCGCTCGAGGACCGCGGGGCCGCCCACCCCTGTTACTACGGCCTGTACGCGCTCCAGCACCGCGGCCAGGAGTCGGCGGGGATCGTCACCCACGACGGGTTCCAGCAGCACGACCACGTCGAGATGGGGCTGGTCGGCGAGGCGTTCGAGGAGGACGACCTCGACGGCCTCCAGGGCTCGACTGGCGTGGGCCACGTCCGCTACCCGACGGCCGGCAGCGTCGACAAGGCCTGCGCACAGCCGTTTACCGTCTCCTTCCGCTCGGGCTCGCTCGCGCTGAGTCACAACGGGAACCTCGTCAACGCCGGCGAGATCCGCGAGGAGTTGGCCGGAGAGGGGCACGCGTTCACCTCTGACGGCGACACCGAGGTGATCGCCCACGACCTCGCCCGCAATCTGCTCGACGCCGATCTCGTCCGTGCGGTCAAGCGCACGATGGACCGAATCCACGGCTCCTACGCGCTGACGGTGATGCACGACGAGACCGTGCTCGGGATCCGCGACCCGCAGGGGAACCGCCCGCTCTGTCTCGGGAAGCTCGACGACGGCTACGTGCTCGCAAGCGAGTCGGCGGCGATCGACACGCTCGGCGGCGAGCTGATCCGGGACGTGAAACCCGGCGAGCTCGTCCTGCTCGACCCCGACGGCACGGGGTACGAGAGCTACCAGCTGGTCGAGGAGGAGCACACCGCCCACTGCTTCTTCGAGCACGTCTACTTCGCGCGGCCGGACTCCGTGATCGACGAGGAGCTCGTCTACGACACGCGCCGCGACCTCGGTGCTCGGCTCTGGGAGGAATCGGGCGTCGAGAGCGACGTGGTGATGCCCGTCCCCGACTCGGGGCGAGCGTTCGCGACGGGGTACGCCGAGGCCGCGAGCGAGGAGCTCGGCGACGACGGGCCGGAGTTCGCGGAGGGACTGATGAAGAACCGCTACGTCGGGCGGACGTTCATCATGCCGACGCAGGACCAGCGCGAGCAGGCCGTCCGCCTCAAGCTCAACCCCATCCGCTCGACGGTCGAGGGGAAGTCGGTCACGCTGATCGACGACAGCATCGTCCGCGGGACGACCTCGACGCAGCTCGTATCGCTACTGGAGGAGGCCGGCGCGGCGGAGGTTCACCTCCGCATCGGCGCGCCGCAGATCCTCGCGCCCTGCTACATGGGGATCGACATGGCCTCCCGCGAGGAGCTGATCGCCGCGGGGCAGGACACCGAGGATATCCGCGAGACGGTCGGTGCGGACTCGCTCTCCTACCTGAGCGTCGACGGCGTCGCCGAGGTGCTCGGCGAGTCGCGTGCGGACCTCTGTCTGGGCTGTGTCACGGGAGAGTACCCCTACGACATCGATGGCGAGGAGACGGATCGGGACGTGACGCGGCCGGAGATCGACGGCGCCGTCGTGGCGGACGACTGA